The Phoenix dactylifera cultivar Barhee BC4 chromosome 12, palm_55x_up_171113_PBpolish2nd_filt_p, whole genome shotgun sequence genome has a window encoding:
- the LOC103696732 gene encoding uncharacterized protein LOC103696732, translating into MGEDLLTTLSMENHHPSTLLSMDPSGGPALFSSHEDFTDRELMIQRPQMVLSGPPDINLPLSAERSPPQQSWNPDPCDILDVGLGSQVYDTEAILHLPKVSAARKCAKRGDSIWGAWFFFNFYFKPALSEKSKAKVTRDGNGFLGFDKSDLRLDVFLVQHDMENMYMWVFKERPENALGKMQLRSYMNGHSRLGEPQFPFGVDKGFVRSHRMQRKQYRGLSNPQCVHGIEVVRSPNLAVVAEEDRKKWMELTGRELNFSIPLEASDFETWRNLPNTEFELERPSPPWKSTLHPHPKKLLNGSGLNLLSQSNHSNGDGMDLSPECSKRRKDLFPHRIDEDCGLPMNSFSEKAQDMDMHPVEPSWLNEFSGVMRNAYGPVTAAKTIYEDEQGYLITVSLPFVDQQSVKVSWRNSLTHGIVKILCVSTARMPYIKRHDRTFKLTDPSPEHCLPGEFIREIPLATRIPEDAKLEAYYDETGAVLEIMVPKHRVGPEEHEVRVCMRPPHLGANNLMLT; encoded by the coding sequence ATGGGGGAAGATCTCCTCACCACTTTGTCCATGGAGAACCACCACCCGTCCACTCTCCTTTCCATGGACCCATCCGGCGGCCCGGCCTTGTTTTCCTCCCATGAGGACTTCACCGACCGCGAGCTGATGATCCAGCGCCCGCAGATGGTCCTCTCCGGCCCGCCCGACATCAACCTCCCTCTCTCTGCCGAGCGCTCCCCTCCCCAGCAATCTTGGAACCCTGACCCCTGCGACATCTTGGACGTCGGCCTCGGCTCTCAGGTGTATGATACTGAGGCTATCCTGCACCTCCCCAAGGTCAGCGCCGCCCGCAAGTGCGCCAAGAGAGGCGACAGCATCTGGGGCGCatggttcttcttcaacttctattTCAAGCCGGCGCTCTCTGAGAAATCCAAGGCCAAGGTAACAAGGGACGGGAATGGTTTCTTGGGCTTTGACAAGTCTGACCTTCGGCTTGATGTGTTCCTGGTCCAGCATGACATGGAGAACATGTACATGTGGGTCTTCAAGGAGAGGCCGGAGAATGCACTAGGCAAGATGCAGCTGAGGAGCTACATGAATGGGCACTCCCGCCTTGGTGAACCCCAATTCCCATTCGGCGTTGACAAGGGCTTTGTCCGGTCCCACCGGATGCAGCGCAAGCAGTACCGTGGGCTGTCGAACCCTCAGTGTGTGCATGGTATTGAGGTGGTGAGGTCACCCAACTTGGCGGTGGTCGCCGAGGAGGACCGCAAGAAGTGGATGGAGCTCACTGGTAGGGAGCTTAATTTCTCTATCCCGTTGGAAGCCAGTGATTTTGAGACATGGAGGAATCTTCCTAACACTGAATTTGAGCTTGAAAGGCCTTCTCCTCCTTGGAAGAGCACTTTGCATCCCCACCCAAAGAAATTGCTTAATGGATCAGGTTTGAACTTGTTGTCGCAGTCGAATCATTCCAATGGTGATGGGATGGACCTTTCTCCGGAATGCAGCAAACGCAGGAAGGATCTCTTCCCCCATAGGATAGATGAGGATTGCGGCTTGCCTATGAACTCTTTTTCAGAAAAAGCCCAAGATATGGACATGCACCCGGTCGAGCCATCGTGGCTGAATGAGTTTAGTGGTGTAATGAGGAATGCCTATGGGCCGGTGACTGCTGCGAAGACAATTTATGAGGATGAGCAAGGTTACTTGATAACGGTTAGCTTGCCCTTTGTTGATCAACAGAGTGTGAAGGTTTCTTGGAGGAACAGTCTTACTCATGGGATAGTGAAGATACTTTGTGTCAGTACCGCCCGGATGCCATATATAAAGAGGCATGATAGAACATTCAAGCTGACCGATCCATCTCCCGAGCACTGCCTGCCAGGGGAATTCATAAGAGAGATACCGCTTGCCACCCGAATCCCTGAAGATGCTAAGTTGGAAGCCTACTATGATGAGACTGGTGCCGTGCTAGAAATAATGGTTCCTAAACACCGTGTTGGGCCAGAAGAACATGAAGTGCGTGTGTGCATGCGCCCTCCTCACCTTGGTGCCAATAATCTTATGTTGACCTGA
- the LOC103696740 gene encoding vacuolar protein sorting-associated protein 2 homolog 1-like, whose product MSFLFGKKKTPAELLRENKRMLDRSIREIERERQGLQTQEKKLITEIKKAAKQGQMGAVKVMAKDLIRTRHQITKFYALKSQLQGVSLRIQTLKSTQAMGEAMKGVTKAMGQMNRQMNIPAMQKIMQEFERQNERMEMVSEVMGDAIDDALEGDEEEEETEELVNQVLDEIGIDINAELVKAPTSAVAQPVATNKVAQAETSGTVDSAIDSELQARLDNLRKM is encoded by the exons ATGAGTTTTCTCTTCGGCAAGAAGAAAACCCCCGCAG AGCTGCTGAGGGAGAACAAGCGAATGTTGGATAGATCGATAAGAGAAATCGAAAGGGAGAGGCAAGGACTGCAAACCCAGGAGAAAAAGCTTATCACGGAGATCAAGAAAGCGGCCAAGCAAGGGCAGATG GGAGCTGTAAAAGTTATGGCCAAAGATCTTATTCGAACAAGACATCAGATCACAAAGTTTTATGCTCTGAAATCACAGCTCCAAGGTGTATCTCTTAGAATTCAG ACATTGAAATCAACCCAAGCCATGGGTGAGGCTATGAAAGGTGTTACTAAGGCAATGGGACAGATGAACAGGCAGATGAACATACCAGCAATGcagaagataatgcaagaatttgAACGGCAAAATGAGAGGATGGAAATGGTCAGCGAGGTGATGGGAGATGCCATTGATGATGCCTTGGAAGGTgacgaggaagaagaagaaacagaagaacTTGTGAACCAGGTCCTTGATGAAATTGGAATTGACATTAATGCCGag CTTGTCAAAGCACCAACATCTGCTGTGGCTCAACCAGTGGCAACTAACAAGGTTGCTCAAGCTGAAACATCTGGGACCGTTGACAGCGCAATTGACAGTGAACTGCAGGCAAGATTAGACAATCTAAGAAAAATGTAG
- the LOC103697847 gene encoding WUSCHEL-related homeobox 5-like: MEECKGSASASPPSSSASRWSPTKEQIAILEGFYRQGMRTPSAEQIQQITSLLREYGSIEGKNVFYWFQNHKARQRQKQKQESFASYSPLLHLQAPPAPVLSPPPPPTCTNVVRGPYYFPVPQVGGVGWHQPQFPSIFLPGAGNMKPRPEFQVNQERIPQACSNSHHRAYHYDHLATGTDHSDVGHADMNGPHETLQLFPLHPTGTLEERSGSTLTSASAEAESVDDGEEEVGGDESQPPFDFFSAPKKPY; the protein is encoded by the exons ATGGAGGAATGCAAGGGATCGGCATCGGCCTCGCCGCCGTCGTCGTCCGCCTCTCGGTGGAGTCCGACCAAGGAGCAGATTGCGATACTGGAGGGTTTCTACCGGCAGGGGATGCGGACGCCGAGCGCCGAGCAGATACAGCAGATAACTAGCCTGCTGAGGGAGTACGGGAGTATCGAGGGGAAGAATGTGTTCTACTGGTTTCAAAACCACAAGGCTCGCCAGCGGCAGAAGCAGAAGCAGGAGAGCTTTGCCTCCTATAGCCCACTCCTCCACCTGCAGGCACCCCCGGCACCCGTCCTCTCACCACCTCCTCCACCAACTTGCACCAATG TTGTCCGCGGCCCATATTACTTTCCGGTACCACAGGTTGGTGGAGTTGGCTGGCACCAACCACAGTTCCCTAGCATTTTCTTACCCGGAGCTGGGAACATGAAACCAAGACCAGAGTTTCAAGTGAACCAAGAGAGAATCCCACAGGCATGCAGCAACTCACATCATCGAGCTTACCATTATGATCATCTTGCCACTGGAACGGACCACAGCGATGTTGGTCATGCCGACATGAACGGCCCCCATGAGACGCTGCAGCTGTTCCCATTGCACCCCACGGGAACATTGGAGGAGAGATCCGGAAGCACTCTAACCTCTGCCTCAGCAGAGGCCGAGAGCGTGGacgatggagaagaagaggtcgGTGGTGATGAGAGCCAACCACCCTTCGATTTCTTCAGTGCTCCTAAGAAGCCATACTAA